The proteins below come from a single Patescibacteria group bacterium genomic window:
- the rpsR gene encoding 30S ribosomal protein S18 — MHRNCYFCKNNIAEIDYKDADMLSRYLDPLKKIKSPRYTGTCATHQRKLSKSIKRARIVGLI; from the coding sequence ATGCATAGAAATTGTTATTTTTGCAAAAATAATATCGCAGAAATTGATTATAAGGACGCAGATATGCTGTCGAGATATTTGGATCCCCTGAAAAAAATAAAATCACCGCGATATACAGGAACTTGCGCAACACACCAGCGCAAACTCTCCAAATCCATCAAGCGAGCCAGAATAGTAGGACTAATATAA
- a CDS encoding phosphomannomutase/phosphoglucomutase, whose protein sequence is MNRIDKIFRAYDIRGIYPSEVNEKIADRIGRAFIKTGKIKNLVIGRDNRPSSSGLFKAICEGISAKGVDIIDIGLTTTPMFYYAVVKLNSDGGIMVTASHNPSKYNGFKIVKKGAEPADKNDLDKIKKIVKSGQLVGDSGKKGSIIKKDILDDYIDNILGFCHPESINKFRINIDTSNGTAKEVMSKLASKLPIKLTQKKNLPKDADLGVVFDRDGDRLVFIDKRKGKIDPDLIAAILIRYYFGNSGKIIYTAASSKIIKKEAENNGNEAICSKVGHSHIEESMVKEEAVFGCEPSGHYYFKNAYCADSPLVVFLKILEIMSQTKMSLADLTNQFQKYYREEIKIKIKNTAQASLFKKIRSFGRTGKISHFDGLTVEYDNWWFNLRASNTEQVMRLTIEADTKELLKEKIKELTPFLP, encoded by the coding sequence ATGAACAGGATTGATAAAATTTTCAGGGCATATGACATCAGGGGAATCTATCCAAGTGAAGTTAATGAAAAAATTGCAGATAGGATTGGTAGAGCATTCATAAAAACAGGAAAAATCAAAAATCTGGTCATTGGCCGTGATAATCGTCCTTCATCAAGTGGATTGTTTAAGGCAATTTGCGAAGGAATTAGCGCAAAGGGTGTTGATATCATAGACATTGGTTTAACAACCACGCCGATGTTTTATTATGCCGTGGTTAAATTAAATTCGGATGGCGGGATAATGGTTACCGCTTCGCATAATCCTTCAAAATATAATGGTTTTAAAATCGTCAAAAAAGGAGCAGAACCGGCAGATAAAAATGATCTGGACAAAATAAAGAAAATTGTAAAATCCGGGCAATTAGTAGGGGATTCCGGCAAAAAGGGTTCAATTATCAAAAAAGACATACTTGATGATTATATTGATAATATACTAGGTTTTTGCCATCCCGAGAGCATCAATAAATTCAGAATCAATATTGATACGAGCAATGGAACAGCGAAGGAAGTTATGTCTAAATTGGCTTCTAAGTTGCCGATAAAATTAACCCAGAAAAAAAACCTGCCCAAAGATGCTGATTTAGGAGTTGTTTTCGACAGGGACGGCGACAGATTGGTATTCATAGATAAAAGAAAGGGGAAAATCGACCCTGATTTGATTGCCGCGATTTTAATTCGTTATTATTTCGGTAACAGCGGGAAAATTATCTATACTGCCGCAAGCAGCAAAATTATAAAAAAAGAAGCAGAGAACAACGGAAATGAAGCGATTTGTTCAAAAGTAGGCCATAGCCATATAGAGGAATCAATGGTCAAGGAAGAAGCCGTATTCGGTTGTGAGCCGTCGGGCCATTATTATTTCAAGAACGCGTATTGCGCCGACTCTCCGCTTGTCGTGTTTCTGAAGATTCTGGAAATTATGTCCCAGACCAAGATGTCTTTGGCGGATTTAACCAATCAATTCCAAAAATATTATCGGGAAGAAATAAAAATCAAAATCAAAAATACAGCGCAGGCGAGTTTATTTAAAAAAATCCGCTCTTTCGGGCGAACTGGCAAGATTTCTCATTTTGACGGATTGACTGTGGAATATGACAATTGGTGGTTTAATCTTCGCGCTTCAAATACCGAACAAGTGATGCGTTTGACAATTGAAGCGGACACAAAGGAACTATTAAAGGAAAAAATTAAGGAATTAACCCCATTTTTACCTTAA
- a CDS encoding single-stranded DNA-binding protein, protein MNLNKAFLIGNLTRDPESRTLPSGQSVSSFGLATNRVWTDSESKEKKQQVEFHNVVAFGKLAEICNQYLKKGSLTMIEGRIQTRNWQGQNGETKYKTEIIAERLQMGPRKDNKTEEGKKGSETEPTEQLDEIQVEEESPADEIKTEDIPF, encoded by the coding sequence ATGAATCTAAATAAAGCTTTTTTAATCGGCAATTTAACCAGGGACCCGGAATCAAGAACTCTTCCCAGTGGACAGAGCGTATCAAGTTTCGGATTAGCAACAAATAGGGTATGGACTGATTCTGAAAGCAAGGAAAAAAAACAGCAAGTTGAATTCCATAATGTCGTGGCTTTCGGCAAACTAGCTGAAATCTGCAACCAATACCTTAAAAAGGGTTCATTAACTATGATTGAAGGCAGAATCCAGACCCGCAACTGGCAAGGACAGAACGGCGAAACAAAATACAAAACCGAGATTATTGCTGAAAGGCTACAGATGGGGCCGAGAAAAGACAACAAAACAGAAGAAGGCAAAAAGGGTTCAGAAACAGAACCAACGGAACAGCTTGATGAAATACAGGTCGAAGAAGAAAGTCCGGCTGATGAAATTAAAACTGAGGATATACCATTTTAA
- a CDS encoding DNA translocase FtsK — translation MSKRKHKKYKKEYREKKKVYLNINPETKHGVIVVVLFTLAVIFVLSFESASGVLGKYLLDGSKFIFGKCLWLVPLALISAGIAILKEIHKNVYLSTLLGILLFILCFLAIVQIFFPNDTRIAGWLGYIFSWPFLKLIGKWASLVVFAAGLFISILIAFNIPLKKAPKEEKEEEVVAEKLSKEIKGIGFDQSERKVANLVKNIFSKQKFDVKELEKENREELLATTPTNIKDYTFPPLDLLEEDRGCPASGDIKLNQSIIERTLNNFGIPVEMAEVNVGPTVTQYTLRPAGGVKLSKITTLHRDISLALAAHPIRIEAPIPGRSLVGIEIPNKTATLVRLRNMMDEYNYKKNGHNLNLALGRDVAGESVWANLIKMPHMLIAGATGTGKSICINTIITSLLYQKSPWELKFIMIDPKRVELPLYNGIPHLLTPVIVDTNKTINAFKWAIREMEERYKLLSAIGARDLASYNEKIVKKSPADILPFIVIIVDELADIMAAYGKEVEGSIVRLAQMSRAVGIHLVLSTQRPSVEVITGLIKANITCRLAFQVASNVDSRTILDMSGAERLLGNGDMLFMAGDVGKPRRIQGVYISEKEVQRVVKFLKKEAGEIEYEEEITKAPEERGVMGGSGIALDDPLLDEAKDMVIKTGKASASYLQRMFRIGYARAASLLDMLEMQGIVGPADGAKPRDVLIGKEEPLSDLDETVKENLDEEEKEEYEENED, via the coding sequence ATGTCGAAAAGAAAGCACAAAAAATACAAGAAAGAGTACAGAGAGAAAAAGAAGGTTTATTTGAATATTAATCCGGAAACCAAGCACGGAGTAATTGTGGTTGTGCTTTTCACTCTAGCAGTAATTTTTGTTTTGAGCTTCGAGTCAGCCAGCGGGGTATTGGGGAAATATTTACTGGACGGTTCAAAATTTATTTTTGGCAAGTGTTTGTGGCTGGTGCCATTGGCCCTTATCTCTGCTGGCATTGCCATTTTGAAAGAAATCCATAAAAATGTTTATCTTTCAACTTTACTGGGAATACTTCTTTTTATTCTTTGTTTTCTGGCAATTGTCCAGATATTTTTTCCGAATGATACCCGTATTGCTGGCTGGCTTGGATATATTTTTTCCTGGCCATTTTTAAAACTTATCGGCAAATGGGCAAGCTTGGTTGTTTTTGCAGCCGGGCTTTTTATTTCCATTTTAATTGCCTTTAATATTCCTTTGAAAAAAGCGCCGAAAGAAGAGAAAGAAGAAGAAGTAGTTGCAGAAAAACTTTCCAAAGAAATCAAAGGAATTGGCTTTGACCAATCAGAAAGAAAGGTTGCCAATTTGGTGAAAAATATATTTTCCAAGCAAAAGTTTGATGTGAAAGAATTGGAAAAAGAGAACAGGGAAGAATTATTAGCCACAACTCCTACGAATATCAAGGATTATACTTTTCCGCCTTTAGATTTACTGGAAGAGGATAGGGGATGCCCTGCGAGCGGGGATATAAAACTTAATCAGAGTATTATTGAAAGAACATTGAATAATTTTGGCATTCCAGTGGAAATGGCAGAAGTTAATGTTGGCCCAACTGTCACACAGTATACATTAAGGCCTGCAGGCGGGGTAAAGCTTTCAAAAATTACTACTTTGCACCGCGATATTTCTTTGGCTTTGGCAGCTCATCCTATCAGGATTGAAGCGCCGATTCCCGGACGCTCCTTGGTCGGCATTGAAATTCCAAACAAGACCGCAACTTTAGTCCGTTTGAGAAATATGATGGACGAATATAATTATAAGAAAAATGGTCACAATCTTAATCTTGCTTTAGGTCGCGATGTTGCGGGCGAATCTGTCTGGGCAAATCTTATTAAGATGCCGCATATGTTGATTGCCGGAGCAACAGGAACAGGAAAAAGCATTTGCATCAATACAATTATTACTAGTTTGCTCTATCAAAAATCCCCCTGGGAATTGAAATTTATTATGATTGATCCGAAGCGGGTTGAGCTTCCTTTATATAATGGCATTCCTCATTTATTAACTCCGGTTATTGTTGATACGAATAAGACCATTAATGCTTTTAAATGGGCGATCAGGGAAATGGAAGAAAGATACAAGCTTTTATCTGCCATAGGGGCAAGAGATCTGGCTTCTTATAATGAGAAAATTGTGAAAAAATCTCCGGCTGATATTCTGCCGTTTATCGTGATTATTGTTGATGAACTCGCTGACATTATGGCTGCTTATGGTAAAGAGGTTGAAGGTTCGATTGTGCGTTTGGCGCAGATGTCCCGCGCTGTAGGCATTCATTTGGTTTTATCCACACAGCGCCCATCTGTTGAAGTTATTACTGGTTTGATTAAAGCAAATATTACTTGTAGACTTGCTTTCCAGGTTGCTTCAAATGTTGATTCTCGAACTATTTTGGATATGTCTGGAGCCGAGAGATTGCTCGGCAATGGCGATATGTTATTCATGGCAGGCGATGTGGGCAAGCCGCGCAGAATTCAGGGTGTTTATATTTCCGAAAAAGAGGTTCAGCGCGTGGTTAAATTTTTGAAGAAAGAAGCAGGCGAAATTGAATATGAGGAGGAAATTACTAAAGCGCCGGAAGAAAGAGGGGTAATGGGCGGTAGCGGAATTGCATTAGACGATCCATTACTAGATGAAGCAAAAGATATGGTGATTAAAACCGGCAAGGCATCGGCATCATATTTACAGAGAATGTTCAGAATCGGCTACGCGCGCGCAGCAAGTTTATTGGATATGCTGGAAATGCAGGGGATTGTCGGTCCTGCAGACGGAGCCAAGCCAAGAGATGTTTTAATAGGAAAAGAAGAACCATTGAGCGACTTAGATGAAACTGTTAAGGAAAACTTAGACGAAGAAGAAAAAGAAGAATATGAAGAAAACGAAGATTGA
- the recA gene encoding recombinase RecA, which produces MKTNKKNEVDDKLKILEETVSDLKQRFGEGSIMKLGEAKKVDVDVISTGSPSLDIALGVGGMPRGRIIEVFGAESSGKTTLALHMVAEAQKKGGIAAFIDAEHALDPEYAKRIGVKIDDLLISQPDSGEQALQIVESLVKSRTIDVIIVDSVAALTPQAEIEGEIGDQFIGLQARLMSQAMRKLNSVIAKANCIVIFINQIRMKIGMMFGNPETTPGGKALKFYSSVRIELKRIAQIKRGEESIGNRVKAKVVKNKVAAPFQSTEFDIMFNEGISYEADLINIGLKCGVVKKTASTLSFGSEKLGVGLEKAREFLKQNKPIAKQILLDIKQSAKIEK; this is translated from the coding sequence ATGAAAACAAATAAGAAAAATGAAGTTGATGACAAATTAAAAATTCTAGAAGAAACTGTCAGCGACCTGAAACAGAGATTCGGGGAAGGTTCGATTATGAAGCTTGGTGAGGCGAAGAAAGTTGATGTGGATGTAATTTCTACGGGCTCGCCATCATTAGATATTGCTTTAGGAGTAGGTGGAATGCCGAGAGGCAGAATTATTGAGGTCTTTGGCGCTGAAAGCTCGGGCAAAACCACCCTGGCTCTGCATATGGTGGCCGAAGCGCAGAAAAAAGGTGGCATAGCAGCGTTTATTGATGCAGAGCATGCTTTAGATCCGGAATACGCAAAACGCATTGGAGTAAAGATTGATGACCTTCTTATATCCCAGCCGGATTCAGGGGAGCAGGCATTACAGATTGTGGAATCATTGGTTAAATCCAGAACAATTGATGTGATAATTGTTGATTCTGTTGCTGCTTTGACCCCGCAGGCGGAAATCGAAGGCGAAATAGGGGATCAGTTTATCGGCTTGCAGGCGCGGTTGATGTCCCAGGCAATGAGAAAGTTAAATTCTGTAATCGCCAAAGCTAATTGTATTGTTATTTTTATAAACCAAATCAGGATGAAAATCGGAATGATGTTCGGCAATCCGGAAACAACTCCAGGAGGCAAAGCATTAAAATTTTATTCCTCGGTCAGAATTGAATTAAAGAGGATTGCCCAGATTAAGAGGGGAGAGGAATCAATCGGCAATAGGGTAAAGGCAAAAGTTGTTAAAAATAAGGTTGCAGCGCCGTTCCAGTCAACTGAATTTGATATTATGTTTAACGAGGGAATTTCCTATGAAGCGGATTTGATTAATATCGGATTAAAATGCGGGGTGGTCAAAAAAACAGCATCAACTTTAAGTTTTGGCAGTGAAAAACTTGGCGTGGGATTAGAAAAAGCCAGAGAATTTTTGAAACAAAACAAGCCAATTGCTAAACAAATCCTTTTAGATATTAAACAGTCTGCAAAAATAGAAAAATAG
- the rpsF gene encoding 30S ribosomal protein S6: MESEVRKYELICILGPHLEETDLDNFKQSFEKIVSDNNGRIIHFMDPKKRDLVYPINKQKQGIYLVFHILLEPENIANISKELKANKNVLRSLITILETTSKPKTEKPRKIMKKPVASAKRRQAGPPASQRGEPLSESSSENDKIKLEEIDKKLNELVGL, from the coding sequence ATGGAGAGCGAAGTAAGGAAATATGAATTAATTTGTATTTTAGGTCCTCATTTAGAAGAGACTGATTTAGATAATTTCAAACAATCGTTTGAAAAAATCGTGAGCGACAACAATGGCCGGATTATCCATTTTATGGACCCGAAAAAACGCGACCTTGTTTACCCTATCAACAAACAGAAACAAGGTATTTATCTCGTATTCCATATTTTACTGGAGCCAGAAAACATTGCCAATATTTCCAAAGAATTAAAAGCAAATAAAAATGTTTTAAGGAGTTTAATCACTATTTTGGAAACCACGTCAAAGCCAAAAACCGAAAAGCCGAGAAAAATTATGAAAAAACCCGTTGCCAGCGCAAAACGCAGGCAGGCGGGCCCGCCCGCTTCGCAGCGAGGCGAGCCACTATCCGAAAGTTCGAGCGAGAATGATAAAATAAAATTAGAAGAAATCGATAAAAAATTAAACGAGTTAGTCGGCTTATAA